Proteins from a single region of Sphaerochaeta globosa str. Buddy:
- a CDS encoding carbohydrate ABC transporter permease, translating to MVPTKRRAIDHKEILFVVAALLPGLLFYGIYNLYGIVMTFQFSTLDWTGISQNSGFVGFANYLKLFKDPMMGVAVKNNLILMITSIVIQLPLALLLALALNSTIKGTRFFRTIFFLPMLFSTVATGIMWQLFFDPMFGILAYVMNQIGLGNYIIGFLADVRTAMPSVLFVICWQFIPFYMIILKAGLTNISTELYEAATIDGANRWQVFWKITLPLMVPTLRTSAVMSMVGSLKYFDLVYIMTGGGPSGATELMATYMYKKGFVEFGMGYASAIAGLMFIICFLFACIFLYITRVREAH from the coding sequence ATGGTTCCAACGAAACGCCGAGCGATCGACCATAAGGAGATTCTCTTTGTTGTGGCAGCCTTGCTGCCGGGTCTCCTGTTTTATGGTATTTATAATCTCTACGGTATTGTCATGACCTTCCAGTTTTCCACGTTGGACTGGACCGGTATCAGCCAAAATTCCGGATTTGTCGGGTTTGCGAACTACCTCAAGCTCTTCAAGGATCCCATGATGGGTGTTGCGGTAAAAAACAACCTGATATTGATGATCACCTCGATTGTCATCCAGCTTCCCTTGGCACTGCTGCTCGCCCTCGCATTGAACAGCACCATCAAGGGAACACGGTTCTTCCGCACTATCTTTTTCCTGCCTATGCTTTTCTCCACGGTTGCCACCGGCATTATGTGGCAGCTCTTCTTTGATCCGATGTTCGGCATCCTGGCATATGTCATGAACCAGATCGGACTCGGCAACTACATCATCGGCTTCCTTGCCGATGTCCGTACTGCCATGCCTTCGGTGCTGTTTGTCATCTGCTGGCAGTTCATCCCCTTCTACATGATCATCCTGAAGGCCGGTCTGACCAACATCTCCACCGAACTGTATGAAGCTGCCACTATCGACGGGGCAAATCGCTGGCAAGTTTTCTGGAAGATTACGTTGCCTCTGATGGTCCCTACACTGCGTACCAGTGCGGTCATGTCGATGGTAGGTTCTCTTAAATATTTTGATTTGGTCTACATCATGACAGGTGGCGGACCCAGTGGTGCCACTGAACTCATGGCAACGTATATGTACAAGAAAGGATTCGTGGAATTTGGGATGGGTTATGCCTCTGCCATTGCAGGCTTGATGTTCATCATCTGCTTCCTCTTTGCTTGTATCTTCCTCTATATCACCAGGGTGAGGGAGGCTCATTGA
- a CDS encoding carbohydrate ABC transporter permease, producing MKKEHASDKLFKAGIYLFCIVVLILTGFPLLFLVFNSFKSLPEYMMNIWQPPKKLFLGNYKLVFAPTFLRYFINSLIVSASGVTLVILVSSLMAFVFAKFSFKVTKGIFFLVVAGMMIPIHTTLIPIYSLSINIGVYDTLFALIGPYISFNIPVSVFIMTQFFKEMPKELDEAAKIDGGSLFLIYRKIVMPLSGPAVSTVGVYTFLTMWNEFVYALVMIDTRSKKTLSLGIRDFYGFQTINIPAVLTAILVGSLPVLIFYFVAQDKVINGLTQGALKG from the coding sequence ATGAAAAAAGAACATGCTAGCGACAAATTGTTCAAAGCCGGTATCTATCTCTTTTGCATTGTGGTCCTCATTCTTACCGGTTTCCCGTTGCTTTTCTTGGTATTCAACAGTTTCAAGAGCCTTCCAGAGTACATGATGAATATCTGGCAGCCCCCGAAGAAACTCTTCCTCGGAAATTACAAGTTGGTTTTTGCTCCGACATTTTTGAGATACTTCATCAACAGCCTGATTGTCAGTGCCAGTGGTGTTACCTTGGTAATTCTTGTATCCTCTCTGATGGCTTTTGTGTTTGCCAAATTCTCGTTCAAAGTCACAAAGGGCATATTCTTTCTCGTTGTTGCCGGTATGATGATTCCCATCCATACCACCTTGATCCCCATTTATTCGCTCAGTATCAACATTGGGGTGTACGATACGCTCTTCGCCCTTATCGGGCCCTACATCTCGTTCAATATTCCCGTTTCGGTGTTTATCATGACCCAGTTCTTCAAGGAGATGCCCAAGGAACTTGATGAGGCTGCCAAGATTGATGGTGGCTCGCTCTTTTTGATTTATCGCAAGATTGTGATGCCTCTCTCCGGTCCTGCTGTCTCCACCGTGGGTGTCTACACCTTCCTGACCATGTGGAACGAATTCGTTTATGCCCTGGTCATGATCGACACTCGTTCGAAGAAGACGCTTTCGCTTGGTATCCGTGACTTCTACGGCTTCCAGACGATCAACATCCCCGCAGTGCTTACTGCCATTCTGGTAGGTTCACTTCCAGTACTAATATTCTACTTCGTGGCACAGGACAAGGTTATCAACGGCCTTACCCAGGGTGCCTTGAAAGGTTAA
- a CDS encoding glycoside hydrolase family 43 protein → MTLVANPILKGFNPDPSILRVGDDYYIATSTFEWFPGVQIHHSKDLVNWTLLTRPLDRVSQLDMRGCLDSTGVWAPCLTYDKGTFYLLYTIVHTKDHFKDTHNYLVTAASITGPWSEPIYLNSYGFDPSLFHDDDGRKYVVTMTTDFRKGHSRFAGIVLEEFDMKMGCCAGEPKLIFKGTELGWTEGPHLYHIGKYYYLLVAEGGTFYNHAESVARSISIDGPYEEMPGNPLVTSRDRPDLPIQKAGHADLVQMQNGEWAMVHLCGRPVDKHCMLGRETSIQNIVFDEDLWPRIKGGGNAPRTFFESPFDAMPAGLVDIHYTFDGPRLPVDFQTLRMPLGEDVLSLKARKGYLRLYGKESPNSTFTQASVGRRQQAFKCTVTTKVDFDPSWYKHMAGLSYYYGTRQYYYLRFSHDEVLGKVICLLSCDNGKHDEPFEPVVVGDATSLYLRVETDYGIVRFFYSLDGKQYIQYGQDSDALRISDDRLDNTAFTGAFFTLSCQDMTGFGKSADFAFLHYTELE, encoded by the coding sequence ATGACGCTCGTAGCAAATCCAATTCTCAAAGGTTTCAATCCCGATCCTTCCATCCTTCGGGTTGGGGATGACTATTATATCGCCACCTCGACCTTCGAGTGGTTTCCAGGGGTGCAGATTCACCACAGCAAGGACTTGGTGAACTGGACGCTCCTTACCCGGCCGCTTGATCGGGTGAGCCAGCTCGACATGCGTGGTTGTCTCGACTCCACCGGAGTGTGGGCCCCCTGTCTTACCTACGACAAGGGAACCTTTTACCTGCTGTATACCATCGTGCATACCAAGGATCACTTCAAGGATACCCACAACTACTTGGTTACCGCTGCTTCCATCACCGGACCATGGAGCGAGCCGATCTATCTCAATAGCTATGGTTTCGATCCCTCGCTCTTCCACGACGATGACGGACGCAAGTATGTGGTTACCATGACCACCGATTTCCGAAAGGGCCACAGCCGGTTTGCCGGCATCGTGCTGGAAGAGTTCGACATGAAAATGGGCTGCTGCGCCGGTGAACCCAAGCTTATTTTCAAAGGAACTGAACTGGGTTGGACTGAAGGACCCCATCTCTACCACATCGGCAAATACTACTATCTGCTGGTAGCCGAAGGGGGAACCTTCTACAATCATGCAGAGTCGGTTGCCCGCTCAATATCCATTGATGGTCCCTATGAGGAGATGCCGGGCAATCCTTTGGTCACCAGCAGGGATAGACCCGACCTTCCGATCCAGAAGGCCGGTCATGCTGACTTGGTGCAGATGCAAAACGGTGAGTGGGCGATGGTCCATCTCTGTGGCCGCCCGGTGGATAAGCACTGTATGCTTGGGCGGGAGACTTCCATCCAGAATATTGTCTTCGATGAGGATTTGTGGCCGAGGATCAAAGGCGGCGGCAATGCTCCACGAACTTTCTTTGAGTCCCCGTTTGATGCAATGCCCGCAGGTCTTGTGGATATTCACTACACGTTCGATGGCCCCCGGTTGCCTGTCGATTTCCAGACGCTGCGTATGCCTCTCGGAGAGGATGTTCTTTCACTGAAAGCACGCAAGGGATACCTTCGCCTTTACGGCAAGGAGAGCCCCAATTCCACCTTTACCCAGGCATCAGTGGGACGCAGGCAGCAGGCTTTCAAATGTACCGTTACCACCAAGGTCGATTTCGATCCATCCTGGTACAAACATATGGCCGGCCTTTCCTACTACTACGGAACCCGTCAGTATTACTACCTCCGTTTCAGCCATGATGAAGTGCTGGGGAAGGTGATTTGTCTGCTCAGTTGCGACAACGGCAAGCACGATGAACCGTTTGAGCCGGTTGTAGTCGGGGACGCTACCTCGCTGTACCTGCGCGTTGAGACCGACTATGGGATTGTCAGGTTTTTCTATTCCTTGGATGGCAAACAGTACATTCAATACGGTCAGGATAGTGATGCACTGCGTATCAGCGATGACCGATTGGACAATACGGCTTTTACCGGTGCATTCTTCACGCTCTCCTGCCAGGATATGACAGGCTTTGGAAAGAGCGCTGATTTTGCATTCTTGCACTATACGGAATTGGAGTAA
- a CDS encoding ThuA domain-containing protein: protein MAEKKALLLVGGWDGHQPELVAKRFSTFLAEAGFEVRVERSLDILQDREYLFSLDLFIPIWTMGELHSKLTNHLADAIGSGVGVAGCHGGMCDAFRTNVLWQFIMGGNWVAHPGADGVPYKVHIKQGSSELIQDIKDFDVVSEQYYLHVDPVVEVLATTTFPTVDWYHSTNGQVEMPVVWTKKWGHGRVFYNSLGHHDDIFDIPEAWDLMKRGLLWAAEGKQIALQQGLTIDRFASERKMF, encoded by the coding sequence ATGGCAGAGAAAAAAGCTCTTTTGTTGGTTGGTGGCTGGGATGGCCATCAACCGGAGTTGGTTGCAAAGCGTTTTTCCACGTTTCTTGCAGAAGCGGGATTTGAGGTACGAGTCGAACGCTCGCTCGACATTCTCCAGGACCGGGAGTACTTGTTCAGCCTCGACCTGTTCATTCCCATCTGGACCATGGGCGAACTGCACTCCAAGCTGACGAACCATCTAGCCGATGCAATCGGGAGCGGAGTGGGGGTGGCCGGTTGCCATGGGGGAATGTGTGATGCATTCCGTACCAATGTATTGTGGCAGTTCATCATGGGCGGCAATTGGGTTGCCCACCCGGGTGCCGATGGAGTTCCGTACAAGGTACATATCAAGCAGGGCAGCAGTGAACTGATACAGGATATCAAGGACTTCGATGTGGTCAGTGAACAGTACTATTTACATGTCGATCCCGTGGTGGAAGTACTTGCCACTACGACGTTTCCCACTGTCGATTGGTACCACAGTACCAATGGCCAGGTTGAGATGCCGGTCGTATGGACAAAGAAGTGGGGACATGGAAGGGTTTTCTACAACTCACTGGGACACCACGATGATATCTTTGACATACCTGAGGCTTGGGATCTGATGAAGCGGGGCCTTCTGTGGGCAGCCGAAGGGAAACAGATTGCCCTACAGCAAGGATTGACGATCGACCGATTCGCCAGTGAAAGGAAGATGTTCTGA